CAGACCGATGTGCAGGCCTGGGCAGCGGCCATCCGCCCCAACACGCGCCTGCTGTTTGCCGAGACGCCCACCAACCCGCTGGGCGACCTGTGCGACATCGCCGCGCTGGCTGCCGTTGCGCACGAGCGCGGCATCCTGCTGGCGGTGGACAACAGCTTTTGCTCGCCCGTGCTGCAGCGCCCGGCGCTGCTGGGCGCCGACCTGGTGGTCTATTCGGGCACCAAGATCCTGGAGGGCCAGGGCCGCGTCATGTCCGGCGCCGTCTGCGGCACGCGGGCGCTGGTGGACAAGGTCATGGGCACTTTCATGCGCAGCGCGGGGCTGAACCTGTCGCCCTTCAACGCCTGGGTGGTGCTCAAGGGCCTGGAGACCCTGGGCCTGCGCGTGCGCGCGCAGAGCGCGGCGGCCCTGGACCTGGCCGCGTGGCTGGAGCAGCACCCCAAGGTCGCCCGCGTGCATTACTCGGGCCTAGCCAGCCACCCGCAGCACGAGCTGGCCATGCGCCAGCAGGGCGGCCTGGGCGGGCCGGTGCTGGCGTTCGACGTGGTGGGGCAGGGGCCGCAGCAGCTGCGCGCCAACGCCTTTCACGTGATCGACAGCACCCGCGTGTGCTCCATCACCGCCAACCTGGGCGACGTGAAGACCACCATCACCCACCCGGCCAGCACCTCGCACGGGCGCCTGAGCGAAGAGCAGCGCGCCGCCGCCGGCATCGGCCAAGGGCTGGTCCGCGTTTCCGTGGGCCTGGAACATCTCGACGATCTGAAGGCCGACCTGTTGCGCGGCCTGGATACCCTCGCA
The DNA window shown above is from Pulveribacter suum and carries:
- a CDS encoding O-succinylhomoserine sulfhydrylase, with amino-acid sequence MTDSTLPDGLHPETLAVREAVARSHFGEHSEALYLTSSFVQSDCDSAARRFSGEEQGYTYTRTGNPTVASFERRLAAMEGTECAVATGTGMSAILLMALTVLKSGDHVVASQSMFGSTLKLLGSEMARFGVETTFVSQTDVQAWAAAIRPNTRLLFAETPTNPLGDLCDIAALAAVAHERGILLAVDNSFCSPVLQRPALLGADLVVYSGTKILEGQGRVMSGAVCGTRALVDKVMGTFMRSAGLNLSPFNAWVVLKGLETLGLRVRAQSAAALDLAAWLEQHPKVARVHYSGLASHPQHELAMRQQGGLGGPVLAFDVVGQGPQQLRANAFHVIDSTRVCSITANLGDVKTTITHPASTSHGRLSEEQRAAAGIGQGLVRVSVGLEHLDDLKADLLRGLDTLA